In Halovivax gelatinilyticus, the following are encoded in one genomic region:
- a CDS encoding PLP-dependent aminotransferase family protein: MSPDTERGPISLLTPEARSALDRSGYGSWRAIATADAVSLAFGFPYPESLPTARLQESTGAVLDDEGERALQYGGGAYADRLQTWVAKRETDRGIDLTDRDVLLTNGATHAIDSVCRAFLDPGDVVAVEAPTFMGSIRVFENFGVDVVGLPVDDRGLDVDAFADRLERARAAGDPTPTLVYTIPNFQNPTGTTLPEGRRVRLLELADEYDFVVLEDDAYGDLRYEGEPERPLCALDESGRVVRVGSFAKTIAPGVRLGWVVAPDPIRDAVDALAAGGTNTFTRSVVGHYCDAGHFEDAMPELRTAYADRRDAILAALATHMPDEATWTEPDGGFFVWLELGDDVDTDALLEEAIDAGVTFLPGSMFYPNDGGENALRLSFSYAEPDEIDVGIGALAAAIDAHRRG, translated from the coding sequence ATGTCCCCCGACACCGAGAGAGGACCGATCTCGCTTCTGACACCCGAGGCTCGTTCTGCGCTCGACCGGTCCGGCTACGGCTCCTGGCGGGCCATCGCCACGGCAGACGCCGTCTCGCTGGCCTTCGGGTTTCCCTATCCCGAGTCGCTCCCGACCGCGCGCCTCCAGGAATCGACCGGCGCCGTCCTCGACGACGAAGGCGAACGCGCCCTCCAGTACGGCGGCGGCGCGTACGCCGACCGGCTACAGACGTGGGTCGCGAAGCGGGAAACCGACCGCGGCATCGATCTCACCGATCGAGACGTGCTTCTCACCAACGGCGCAACGCACGCGATCGACAGCGTCTGTCGTGCGTTCTTAGACCCCGGCGACGTCGTCGCCGTCGAGGCCCCGACGTTCATGGGATCGATCCGCGTCTTCGAGAACTTCGGCGTCGACGTCGTCGGGCTTCCGGTCGACGACCGGGGCCTCGATGTCGACGCGTTCGCGGACCGATTGGAGCGCGCTCGCGCCGCGGGCGATCCGACGCCGACGCTCGTCTACACCATTCCGAACTTCCAGAACCCGACGGGGACGACGCTGCCCGAAGGCCGCCGGGTTCGCCTGCTCGAACTCGCCGACGAGTACGACTTCGTCGTGCTCGAAGACGACGCCTACGGCGATCTCCGGTACGAGGGGGAGCCGGAACGCCCGCTTTGCGCCCTCGACGAATCGGGGCGAGTGGTCCGTGTCGGATCGTTCGCGAAGACGATCGCACCGGGGGTCAGACTCGGGTGGGTTGTCGCCCCGGATCCAATTCGCGACGCCGTCGACGCGCTGGCCGCCGGGGGAACGAACACGTTCACCCGCAGCGTCGTCGGCCACTACTGTGACGCCGGTCACTTCGAAGACGCGATGCCGGAGTTGCGGACAGCCTACGCCGACCGACGCGACGCCATCCTGGCGGCGCTTGCAACGCACATGCCGGACGAAGCGACCTGGACCGAACCCGACGGCGGCTTCTTCGTCTGGCTCGAACTGGGCGACGACGTCGACACCGACGCGCTGCTCGAGGAGGCGATCGACGCCGGCGTCACGTTCCTCCCCGGATCGATGTTCTACCCCAACGACGGCGGGGAGAACGCGCTCAGGCTCTCCTTTAGCTACGCGGAGCCGGACGAGATCGACGTCGGAATCGGCGCGCTGGCCGCGGCGATCGACGCCCACCGTCGGGGATAG
- a CDS encoding aldo/keto reductase, which yields MTLDETIDASDCPTASGMPMLGLGTWQNTDPAQCAKSVQTALELGYRHVDTAQAYGNEEAVGEGIDRSSVDRESVFLATKIWTENLAPEDVKTTARESLDRLGVEYVDLLYVHWPAGAYDPKTTLPAFESLVDDDVTRRIGVSNFLADQLEAAVDRCDVPIFANQVELHPRLQQPDLRETCERLDVEIVAYSPLARGDVFDEPVLQEIATDRGVSPAQVSLAWLRDAGITAIPKATSEDHIADNWGSLDLELDDATIDRIADVDRGERVVDPDFGPWNQ from the coding sequence ATGACTCTCGATGAGACGATCGACGCGAGCGACTGTCCCACGGCCTCCGGAATGCCGATGCTCGGGCTCGGAACCTGGCAGAACACCGATCCGGCCCAATGTGCGAAAAGCGTACAGACGGCCCTCGAGCTGGGCTATCGACACGTCGACACGGCGCAGGCGTACGGCAACGAAGAAGCGGTCGGCGAGGGAATCGACCGATCATCCGTCGACCGGGAGTCGGTCTTTCTCGCGACGAAGATCTGGACGGAAAACCTCGCACCCGAGGACGTGAAGACGACCGCCCGCGAGAGCCTGGACCGACTGGGCGTCGAATACGTCGATCTCCTGTACGTCCACTGGCCCGCCGGCGCGTACGATCCGAAGACGACGCTTCCCGCGTTCGAGTCGCTCGTCGACGACGACGTCACCAGGCGTATCGGCGTGAGTAACTTCCTCGCCGATCAGCTCGAAGCGGCCGTCGATCGCTGCGACGTTCCGATCTTCGCTAACCAGGTCGAACTCCACCCGCGCTTACAGCAACCAGACCTCCGCGAGACCTGCGAGCGCCTCGACGTCGAGATCGTTGCCTACTCACCGCTGGCGCGCGGCGACGTCTTCGACGAGCCGGTCCTCCAGGAAATTGCCACAGACCGTGGGGTCTCGCCCGCCCAGGTGAGTCTCGCGTGGCTCCGAGATGCCGGCATCACGGCGATACCGAAGGCCACGAGCGAAGATCACATCGCGGACAACTGGGGGTCACTCGACCTCGAACTCGACGACGCGACGATCGACCGAATCGCCGACGTCGATCGCGGCGAACGCGTTGTCGATCCGGATTTCGGCCCCTGGAACCAGTGA
- a CDS encoding NAD(P)/FAD-dependent oxidoreductase: MPSVVIVGAGLAGLSAARQLATAGFSVEVLERRESVGGRVRTRIVDGFTLDRGFQVFFTGYPAARSALEYDALDLRTFTPGAVIARPGHRSILSDPRRDPAGVVASVRNPAVSPADFLRTIHLWRHLRGTSPREIFPGPDQSVETYLVDRGFSRSFIDAFFRPFYGGITLDRSLSTAASVFEYTAKMVLDGDIAVPARGMVAIPTQLAESARAAGATISTDTLVQSVEASRADDSGGVTVEFGGTSIAADAAIVATDPPTARALTGVASIPTTGRGCVTQYYSLPAAIDLETGGRLLLNATDDGPNQIAPVTSVAPEYAPAGRQLLAATYLGDVPADDEALTSHTRRTLASWYPGEDFEALTAIHTDRIEFAQFAQPPGTHVALPDPDAPAGPIYLAGDFTRWSSIQGALESGQVAADTVIDALGG; the protein is encoded by the coding sequence GTGCCATCGGTCGTGATCGTCGGAGCCGGCCTCGCGGGACTGTCCGCCGCCAGGCAGCTAGCGACCGCCGGGTTCTCGGTCGAGGTGCTAGAGCGGCGAGAGTCTGTCGGCGGCCGCGTTCGCACTCGAATCGTCGATGGATTCACCCTGGATCGCGGATTTCAGGTGTTCTTTACCGGGTATCCCGCTGCCCGGTCCGCACTTGAGTACGACGCCCTCGATCTGCGGACGTTTACGCCCGGTGCCGTGATCGCCCGTCCGGGCCACCGTTCGATCCTATCCGATCCGCGACGTGATCCGGCGGGGGTGGTCGCGTCCGTTCGAAACCCAGCCGTCTCGCCTGCGGACTTTCTCCGGACGATCCACCTGTGGCGACACCTACGTGGCACTTCGCCCCGGGAGATATTTCCCGGCCCGGACCAGTCCGTCGAGACCTACCTGGTCGATCGAGGCTTCTCCCGGTCGTTCATCGACGCGTTCTTCCGCCCGTTCTACGGTGGTATCACGCTGGATCGCTCCCTCTCGACCGCCGCATCCGTGTTCGAGTACACGGCGAAGATGGTCCTCGACGGCGACATCGCCGTCCCCGCCAGGGGTATGGTCGCCATCCCGACCCAACTCGCCGAGTCGGCACGGGCGGCTGGAGCGACGATTTCGACCGACACGCTCGTACAGTCCGTCGAGGCGTCCAGGGCCGACGACAGCGGCGGGGTAACGGTCGAGTTCGGAGGAACGTCGATCGCGGCTGACGCGGCGATCGTTGCGACGGATCCGCCGACGGCTCGCGCGCTTACCGGCGTTGCGTCGATCCCGACGACCGGGCGGGGTTGCGTGACGCAGTACTACTCGCTCCCGGCGGCAATCGACCTCGAAACGGGCGGCCGGCTGCTTCTCAACGCGACCGACGACGGGCCGAATCAGATCGCACCCGTGACGTCGGTCGCGCCCGAATACGCGCCGGCTGGCCGGCAGTTACTCGCAGCGACGTACCTCGGGGACGTCCCCGCCGACGACGAGGCGCTCACCTCACACACCCGACGAACGCTCGCCTCGTGGTATCCCGGCGAGGATTTCGAGGCGCTCACGGCGATCCACACAGACCGGATCGAATTCGCGCAGTTCGCACAGCCGCCCGGGACTCACGTCGCGTTACCGGATCCCGATGCGCCTGCGGGACCGATCTATCTCGCGGGGGATTTTACGCGATGGTCGTCGATCCAGGGAGCCCTCGAAAGCGGGCAAGTGGCAGCTGATACCGTCATCGACGCGCTCGGCGGGTAA
- a CDS encoding SRPBCC family protein — protein MVVYQRQTVVDAPFDRVWAFHAGIDGLTAVTPNWMGLEVDRVVAPAGGSADDLGVGSRLELSLSPFGFVPAGSWTALITDRAVGTDAAWFRDEMVEGPFDRWIHTHRFTAVDGGTRITDRVDYELPAVGALGLSGIAHPFFELVFRDRHRRTKAQLED, from the coding sequence ATGGTCGTCTATCAGCGCCAGACCGTGGTCGACGCTCCCTTCGATCGAGTGTGGGCCTTCCACGCCGGGATCGACGGGCTCACGGCGGTGACGCCGAACTGGATGGGTCTCGAAGTCGACAGAGTCGTCGCTCCCGCTGGCGGTTCGGCCGACGACCTCGGCGTCGGTTCGCGACTCGAACTATCGCTCAGCCCGTTCGGATTCGTTCCCGCGGGCTCGTGGACGGCGCTGATCACGGATCGAGCGGTCGGGACGGATGCGGCGTGGTTTCGAGACGAGATGGTCGAGGGGCCGTTCGACCGCTGGATCCACACCCACCGGTTTACGGCCGTCGACGGCGGGACGCGAATCACGGATCGCGTGGACTACGAACTACCGGCGGTGGGTGCGCTCGGGCTCTCGGGTATCGCACACCCGTTTTTCGAACTCGTCTTCCGGGACCGTCACCGGCGGACGAAGGCGCAACTCGAGGACTGA
- a CDS encoding RsmB/NOP family class I SAM-dependent RNA methyltransferase produces MEPLERYRSIVDDFDAFVAACERPLGSTVRVNTIKATPERAMAVLAEEGVEFEQAEWDDRVLRLETDSPGSTWASFHGFTHGQEEVSIVPAIVLDPRPGERIWDSCAAPGGKTTQLAALMDDRGTVVANDNNLGRLSALRFNAERLGATSLAVTNADARNFSLSPFDFDAFDRALVDVPCSCEGTIRKNPDAFDEWSLGHVRSVAGIQKGILRRAVQATRPGGTIVYSTCTFAPEENEAVVDHVVAEEACEVVSLDVPLDHAPGVTEWNGETYDPSLAETARIYPHHNDTGGFFVAKLEVTD; encoded by the coding sequence ATGGAGCCACTCGAGCGGTACCGGTCGATCGTCGACGACTTCGACGCGTTCGTCGCCGCCTGCGAGCGCCCGCTCGGATCGACCGTCCGGGTCAACACGATCAAGGCGACGCCCGAGCGCGCGATGGCGGTCCTCGCCGAGGAGGGCGTCGAGTTCGAGCAGGCCGAGTGGGACGACCGCGTCCTCCGGCTGGAGACTGATTCGCCGGGATCGACGTGGGCGTCGTTTCACGGGTTCACCCACGGCCAGGAGGAGGTCTCGATCGTTCCGGCGATCGTCCTCGATCCGCGACCCGGCGAGCGGATCTGGGACAGTTGCGCCGCGCCTGGGGGCAAGACCACCCAGCTCGCCGCGCTGATGGACGACCGCGGGACGGTCGTGGCGAACGACAACAACCTCGGTCGGCTCTCGGCGCTTCGGTTCAACGCCGAGCGCCTCGGGGCCACCTCGCTTGCGGTGACGAACGCCGACGCGCGGAACTTCTCGCTTTCGCCGTTCGACTTCGACGCGTTCGACCGGGCGCTGGTCGACGTTCCGTGTTCCTGTGAGGGGACGATCAGGAAGAACCCCGACGCGTTCGACGAGTGGTCGCTCGGCCACGTTCGCTCGGTCGCCGGGATCCAGAAGGGGATCCTCCGGCGGGCCGTCCAGGCGACCCGGCCCGGCGGCACGATCGTCTACTCGACGTGTACGTTCGCGCCGGAGGAGAACGAGGCGGTGGTCGATCACGTCGTAGCCGAGGAGGCGTGCGAGGTGGTTTCGCTCGATGTACCGCTCGATCACGCGCCCGGGGTGACCGAGTGGAACGGCGAGACGTACGATCCGTCGCTCGCTGAAACCGCTCGGATCTACCCCCACCACAACGACACCGGCGGGTTCTTCGTCGCGAAACTCGAGGTGACCGACTGA
- a CDS encoding DUF7122 family protein has protein sequence MGEESNVGRRFDRLPETPDDRTVEGRVSRREVLEYFEDRFAIPPETFDEFTFWEKGAGKVWIYAGEAPDPIEIEAIGMTCLRTRQEHWKPTTDFVQRFGHHATACVIDLDADAAARFVAGDDQELEWDGDWGYLIASHEVGGSPEPIGVGLYVYGELRSLVPKGRRREL, from the coding sequence ATGGGCGAGGAGTCGAACGTGGGACGACGGTTCGATCGGCTGCCCGAGACGCCCGATGACCGGACGGTCGAGGGTCGCGTCTCCCGGCGGGAGGTACTCGAGTACTTCGAGGATCGGTTCGCGATACCGCCCGAGACGTTCGACGAGTTCACGTTCTGGGAGAAAGGGGCCGGGAAGGTCTGGATCTACGCGGGCGAAGCGCCCGATCCGATCGAGATCGAGGCGATCGGCATGACGTGCCTGCGGACGCGCCAGGAACACTGGAAGCCGACGACGGACTTCGTCCAGCGGTTCGGACACCACGCGACGGCGTGCGTGATCGACCTCGACGCGGACGCCGCCGCGCGCTTCGTCGCCGGCGACGATCAGGAACTAGAGTGGGACGGCGACTGGGGTTACCTGATCGCGTCTCACGAGGTGGGCGGTTCGCCCGAACCGATCGGCGTCGGTCTGTACGTCTACGGCGAACTCAGGTCGCTCGTTCCCAAGGGGCGACGGCGAGAGCTGTAA
- a CDS encoding phosphate ABC transporter permease: protein MLDPLVVAPIVIGIVLLFAGATLSRYGIALMGALVGAGGGYLAAPTVASTAGIGTLAASAAGIALGIVVGVIAAHLLLSFAVGMIGFGVGTYVGLTVLAPILVDGAWYVEAGVGVAIGIAVAVAGTIMTHYTMIALTSFLGAALSSRSLTFEHFEQAQEATSLDPILFDAGEPLFLGLLAVGIGLQVGLLKLGYATWFVRRLPGAGMGRDRSEAPAEG from the coding sequence ATGCTAGATCCGCTCGTCGTCGCACCGATCGTGATCGGGATCGTCCTCCTGTTCGCCGGTGCCACGCTCTCGCGATACGGGATCGCCCTCATGGGTGCACTCGTCGGCGCCGGTGGCGGCTACCTCGCCGCGCCGACCGTCGCCTCGACCGCCGGGATCGGAACGCTCGCCGCCTCGGCCGCGGGCATCGCCCTCGGCATCGTCGTCGGCGTAATCGCCGCCCACCTGTTGCTCTCGTTCGCCGTCGGCATGATCGGGTTCGGCGTCGGAACGTACGTCGGACTGACCGTCCTGGCACCGATCCTCGTCGACGGCGCCTGGTACGTCGAAGCCGGCGTCGGCGTCGCGATCGGCATCGCCGTCGCCGTGGCCGGAACGATCATGACCCATTACACGATGATCGCGCTGACGTCGTTCCTCGGCGCGGCGCTTTCGAGCCGGTCGCTCACGTTCGAACACTTCGAGCAGGCCCAGGAGGCGACCAGCCTCGACCCGATCCTGTTCGACGCGGGCGAGCCGCTGTTTCTCGGCCTGCTCGCGGTCGGGATCGGCCTCCAGGTCGGCCTCCTGAAACTCGGCTACGCGACCTGGTTCGTCCGACGCCTCCCCGGCGCCGGGATGGGCCGAGACCGGAGCGAAGCCCCCGCCGAGGGGTAG
- a CDS encoding metal-dependent hydrolase family protein, which yields MYYVDCGSLYDGTGSELLREARIVVEDGRVNEVGPAEDVAEPDGAARIDHSDETVLPGLIDAHLHLWGMRSMEPFVSVTESNRPALKAARASMDCRALLDAGFTTVRDVGSDVALGLRDAIAEGEIPGPRIYTSGRAFSQTAGHGDRHYLPKRWLDTDDDPSVVDGPTECRKGARRRIRQGADLIKLSTTGGVLSEKDEPHQSQFTDDEISAFTEEAHRVDMPVAAHAQGASGIKNALRNGVDTIEHGIYLDEEAVSLLKETDAVLVPTLSIVDRICEHGADHGLPDWGLEKAARVRDAHLESIRWAYEEGISIAAGTDFLGPDLVPHGENAMELEIFVEDVGMDPEDALYAATGGAAATVPDDDVGTLSAGDRADFVAVNGDPLADVSLLRSSIDAVYLGGELADP from the coding sequence ATGTACTACGTCGACTGCGGATCGCTCTACGATGGCACCGGAAGCGAGCTTCTCCGAGAGGCGCGCATCGTCGTCGAGGACGGACGCGTGAACGAGGTCGGACCGGCGGAGGACGTCGCGGAACCGGACGGCGCCGCGCGGATCGACCACTCCGACGAGACGGTCCTTCCCGGGTTGATCGACGCCCACCTCCACCTGTGGGGAATGCGTTCGATGGAACCGTTCGTGTCGGTGACCGAGTCGAACCGGCCGGCGCTCAAAGCCGCCCGCGCGTCGATGGACTGTCGGGCCCTGCTCGACGCCGGCTTTACGACCGTTCGCGACGTCGGAAGCGACGTCGCGCTCGGGTTGCGTGACGCGATCGCCGAGGGGGAGATCCCCGGGCCGCGCATCTACACGAGCGGGCGGGCGTTCTCGCAGACGGCCGGCCACGGTGATCGCCACTACCTCCCGAAGCGCTGGCTCGATACGGACGACGATCCGTCCGTCGTCGACGGACCGACCGAGTGTCGAAAAGGCGCGCGGCGGCGGATTCGTCAGGGCGCGGACCTCATCAAGCTCTCTACCACCGGCGGCGTCCTCTCGGAGAAGGACGAACCACACCAGAGTCAGTTCACGGACGACGAAATCTCTGCGTTCACCGAGGAGGCCCACCGCGTCGACATGCCGGTCGCCGCCCACGCGCAGGGCGCCTCGGGGATCAAGAACGCGCTCAGAAACGGCGTCGATACGATCGAACACGGCATCTACCTCGACGAAGAGGCCGTCTCCCTCCTGAAGGAAACCGACGCCGTCCTCGTTCCGACGCTGTCGATCGTCGATCGAATCTGTGAACACGGCGCCGATCACGGCCTCCCCGACTGGGGTCTCGAAAAGGCAGCGCGCGTGCGAGATGCCCACCTGGAGTCGATCCGCTGGGCCTACGAGGAGGGAATCTCGATCGCCGCGGGGACCGACTTCCTCGGCCCGGACCTCGTCCCCCACGGCGAGAACGCGATGGAACTCGAGATTTTCGTCGAAGACGTCGGGATGGACCCGGAAGATGCGCTCTACGCGGCGACCGGCGGTGCCGCGGCGACGGTGCCGGACGACGACGTCGGGACGCTCTCGGCCGGCGACCGGGCGGACTTCGTGGCCGTCAACGGCGATCCACTCGCGGACGTTTCGCTCTTGCGGTCCTCGATCGACGCCGTCTATCTCGGCGGCGAGTTGGCAGACCCGTAG
- a CDS encoding amidase: METALPLANRSATELAASIRRGETTATDVVEAHLDRIEAVDETIHAFVTITADAAREAAADADRAVAENDDLGPLHGVPVALKDLGSTKAGVRNTCGTALFADNVADRTSAIVERLEAAGAIVIGTTNAPAFGHKGTTTNELIGPTASPVDPALNAGGSSGGSAAAVGAGMVPIATGSDAGGSLRIPAAGCGVYTIKPTMGVVPDDKRPSTFGRSIHHSTKGPLARTVADAAAMLDVMAGPHPADPHSAPIETEYAKALDDSIEEWQIAYSPDLDVFPVEERVRSVVEDALSAFEAAGATVETVRLGHGYTMDELADAVVPTFTTALSDMNSRLRERQGIDLRDHADEVAESLLAMIDAGETFDTADVARTGIARTAMFDAVQDVLVGSAYDLLVTPTCARTGIALDGELAFDEWDFPLTWPFNWTDHPAASIPAGTTDEGYPVGLQLVGRRFDEARVLAASAAFERQRPWPTPYEGV, from the coding sequence ATGGAAACCGCCCTCCCGCTCGCGAACCGGTCGGCCACCGAACTCGCGGCTTCGATCCGTCGCGGCGAGACGACGGCGACGGACGTCGTCGAGGCGCATCTCGACCGAATCGAGGCCGTCGACGAGACGATACACGCCTTCGTCACCATCACCGCCGACGCGGCTCGCGAGGCCGCCGCCGACGCCGACCGGGCCGTAGCGGAGAACGACGATCTCGGGCCGCTCCACGGAGTCCCGGTCGCCCTGAAGGACCTCGGCTCGACGAAAGCGGGCGTCAGAAACACGTGCGGCACGGCGCTGTTCGCAGACAACGTCGCCGACCGGACGTCGGCGATCGTCGAGCGGCTCGAAGCGGCGGGCGCGATCGTGATCGGGACGACCAACGCGCCGGCGTTCGGGCACAAGGGTACGACGACGAACGAACTGATCGGTCCAACCGCCTCGCCCGTCGATCCCGCACTCAACGCCGGCGGCTCCTCCGGGGGCTCGGCCGCCGCGGTCGGCGCCGGTATGGTGCCGATCGCGACCGGCAGCGACGCCGGCGGCTCGCTTCGCATTCCCGCTGCCGGTTGCGGCGTCTACACCATCAAGCCGACGATGGGCGTCGTCCCCGACGACAAGCGACCCTCCACGTTCGGGCGATCGATCCATCACTCGACGAAGGGGCCGCTGGCGCGAACCGTCGCGGACGCCGCGGCGATGCTCGACGTGATGGCCGGCCCGCACCCGGCCGACCCGCACAGCGCCCCGATCGAAACGGAGTACGCGAAGGCACTCGACGACTCGATCGAGGAGTGGCAGATCGCCTACAGCCCCGATCTGGACGTCTTCCCCGTCGAAGAGCGCGTTCGATCGGTCGTCGAAGACGCCCTCTCCGCGTTCGAAGCGGCGGGTGCGACCGTCGAAACGGTCCGGCTCGGTCACGGGTATACGATGGACGAACTCGCAGACGCCGTCGTTCCGACGTTCACCACGGCCCTCTCCGATATGAACAGCAGACTCCGTGAGCGCCAGGGAATCGATCTTCGAGACCACGCCGACGAGGTCGCAGAAAGCCTCCTAGCGATGATCGACGCGGGCGAGACGTTCGACACCGCCGACGTCGCCCGAACCGGAATCGCCAGGACGGCGATGTTCGACGCCGTCCAGGACGTGCTCGTCGGGTCGGCGTACGACCTCCTGGTGACGCCGACGTGTGCGCGGACGGGAATCGCCCTCGACGGTGAGCTCGCGTTCGACGAGTGGGACTTCCCGCTCACCTGGCCGTTCAACTGGACCGATCACCCGGCAGCGTCGATCCCCGCAGGGACGACCGACGAGGGATACCCGGTCGGCCTCCAGCTCGTCGGCCGGCGATTCGACGAGGCGAGGGTTCTGGCCGCGAGCGCCGCGTTCGAACGGCAGCGACCGTGGCCGACCCCGTACGAGGGAGTCTGA
- a CDS encoding phosphoadenosine phosphosulfate reductase family protein, with product MTTNTPVAVDVDYEDGTDETPESYPSLEAKIEKAADVTKTALETYENPAVMWTGGKDSTLVLYFVTQVAERYDLPVPPAIFIDHFQHFQEIHDFVDRWADEWGLEVIYARNDDIGEYVEANDLQPGDDVPISELSAHNQHHVENILEYDEDTFPFLLDTYAGNHLLKTVALNDALETYDVDGVISGVRWDEQEARADETFFSPRHDPEIYPPHDRVHPIIQFDEAAVWDAFWHYVVPDTVAAFPDDGYVPQGVEDLPNGLSQDDIPVSPKYFAGFRSLGSEVSTEKADDEPAWLQDLDHTTERAGRAQDKEDLMERLRDLGYM from the coding sequence ATGACGACGAACACACCAGTCGCAGTCGACGTCGACTACGAGGATGGAACGGACGAGACGCCCGAGTCGTACCCCTCGCTCGAGGCGAAGATCGAGAAGGCGGCGGACGTGACGAAGACGGCGCTCGAGACCTACGAGAACCCGGCGGTGATGTGGACCGGCGGCAAGGACTCGACGCTCGTGTTGTACTTCGTGACGCAGGTCGCAGAGCGGTACGACCTTCCGGTCCCGCCCGCGATCTTCATCGATCACTTCCAGCACTTCCAGGAGATCCACGACTTCGTCGACCGCTGGGCCGACGAGTGGGGGCTCGAAGTCATCTACGCGCGTAACGACGACATCGGCGAGTACGTCGAGGCGAACGACCTCCAGCCCGGCGACGACGTCCCGATATCCGAACTTTCGGCGCACAACCAGCACCACGTCGAGAACATCCTGGAGTACGACGAGGATACCTTCCCGTTCCTGCTCGACACGTACGCCGGCAACCACCTCCTGAAGACCGTCGCGCTGAACGACGCGCTGGAGACCTACGACGTCGACGGCGTCATCTCCGGGGTCCGCTGGGACGAACAGGAAGCGCGCGCGGACGAGACGTTCTTCTCGCCGCGTCACGACCCCGAGATCTACCCGCCCCACGATCGCGTTCACCCGATCATCCAGTTCGACGAGGCGGCCGTCTGGGACGCCTTCTGGCACTACGTCGTCCCCGACACCGTCGCGGCGTTCCCCGACGACGGCTACGTCCCGCAGGGTGTAGAGGACTTGCCGAACGGTCTCTCACAGGACGACATCCCGGTCTCGCCGAAGTACTTCGCCGGCTTCCGTTCGCTCGGCAGTGAGGTGAGCACCGAGAAGGCGGACGACGAACCCGCCTGGCTGCAGGACTTAGATCACACCACCGAGCGCGCCGGTCGCGCCCAGGACAAAGAGGACCTGATGGAGCGCCTTCGCGATCTGGGCTACATGTAA